TTGGCGGACCCGGTCGATATACAGCTCGCGTTCTGATCGGTCTCAATTGGGGTTGACGCCGTCCACAATGCGTTCGGCCTGAGCGAGCGATTCTGTATCGATCAACTCTTTGTGCACAAGGAACTTGATGGCATCTTCGGCGGCCGCCTCGCTGAGGAATCCGCCATCGATGAGCGCACGCACCGTGGTGGTTGCATTCGCGACCATGGGCCGCGACCCGCTCTGCAGAATCTCCGCAGTGCTCGAGACGAGTTTCTCGTCCGATGTCTCCGAACCCACAATCGATTCGAGGGCGTCGAGCAGCGCTGCGCCGCGCACCTCGCGGGCAATCTGAACGGCGGTGGCGGCTTCGCTCATCAGGCGCACCTCCTCCCCGACCAGCATGAAGAGCTCCGGCGTGAGGAAGCCTTGCGCGATTGGGTAACCGGTCGCACGCCGGATCTTGTTGCGGATGTTGAAGGCCCACGTGTGCTCGAAGAGGGTCATGACCGCAGCGCCACCAGGAGGAATGTCCTCGATGACGCCGGCCATGTCCTCCTGGGCAATCCCGTAGAAGAGATGTGCTTCTGGATCGGCACGCGCCGGCCGCGGGTCATCGACGTTTCGCTCCTCACCGGAGGCTCCGAGCAGTTGCTCGAGCAGGCCACCAAACTCCTTCACTTCATCCGGAGAGAGCCCGCTCATTTCATGCGTCACCAGGGAACCGTCCTGCAACCGCTCGACATAGAGCAAATCGATCAGGCGGATGAGCCCGCGCTTCTGCAGGGACTCGACCTCATGGATGATTGCCGGGGTGAACTGATCCGCATCATGGAAGCCAAAGACGAACATTTGAATTGGAGCCATTTCGATCATGGGTTCGCCTTCGCGGGGTGCTCGCCGGAGCGAGAATTCTGTCTGGAACGATGGAAGATTCATCGCTACGACCTTCACTGAATTGCCGTTGCTGCCGGAGTCTTCCCGGAGGTCCACGTTAGCACACTTCGACCCGTCGATTGACCATGCGCGATCGCCGATCCAACCCACGCGTCAAGGTACGCGAACGGGGCGGACAGATCGGGCCTGACCGCCCCATTTCGCTTCATGGATGGTTCAGGCTGGTCGCGGCTAGGCTTTCGAAGCGTCCTCGTAGGTCTGCACGAAGTCTTCTTCCGAATAGATCTTGTTGATGACTTCGCCCTCGTAAGAACCGAGCGCCCGCTGCGTGGCTTCGGCGGTCTTGTCGGAGACGAGCACGATGAGCGCGGCCTGTCCGGGGCCCAGGCTGTCGGCCAGTTCCTTGATGTCATCGTGCTTGACGCCGCTGTCCTTGGCCTTGCCCCAAAGCGCGCCGATGCCGCCGCCCGCTAGCGCGGTGACAATCAGGCTTGGCGGATAGATGACCCCAAGCACGGCACCGGCAATGAGACCACGCTTGGCGCCCTTGCGGGTGGTGACGTCGGTCGTCTCATGCGTCTTGATCTTGCCGTCTGGTTCTTTGGTGAGCATGACCGCGTCGGTCAGGTCGATGGTCAGCGCGTGATGCATCGATTCGAGCATGTCGAGAATCGTCTTGGCATGCTCCTGATCGGGATACTTCGCTGCCAGCAGCACAACGTCTTTCTTGCTCAATCCGGGCCTCCAATCGTAAACATGGGTATGCGGCGCACGGTGTCGTACGCCGCATAGTCTATGCCCGAACGCAAGATTTCGGAAATGGCTCGAACGAAGTAGTTGCCGTTCGAGCACTCACGCCCGGCTACTGTGCCGGAAAAAGCACCGCGCAGGCGATGCGAGCGCCACTGTTCCCGGACGGATCGGTGGCGAGATCGTCGACATCCGCGTGGATGACGAGCGCCGAGCCATCTGCATCTCGCAGGGTCGGACCGGCGTCGCTCAGATCGAATGTGGTCGCGAACGCGGTGAAGATCGTTTCTCCGTTCTCGTCCGCAATCAGATTGCCCAGATCGCCGGCATGCGTCGGGTGCGTGCCATGGCCCGGGTTGAAATGAGCGCCGGCTTGCTCGAACGTCTTCTCACCTGCTGGATCGCAATTTCCGGTCTCATGAACGTGAACGCCATGCGATCCAGGCGCCAGTCCGCGTGCCACGACCGCGACGCCGGCTACGCCGTCGTCGTCCAGAAAAGTCATGGCGTACCCAAGCAGGTTTCCTTCACTGTCGTTCAGGTCGGATATCGAGAGACTTGCCGGGGGTGATTGCGGTTCGTCTTGTTGAGCTGCGGCGGCGCCAAGCGCCGAAAACCCGGCGAGCACCAAGACGGCAACGCTGCGAAAGACGGTGTTCATTGCTGTCCTCCTCGTGTGTAGTACGAACTTCGCTCCAGACGTTCACCTGCTGACTGCTTCAGAGGTGGGCTTCATCCCGTGGTTCGATGGGCGATAGGCAAACTCCGGCCGAGGCGGCGACCACAGGTCGCGCCGAATTCCGTAGGACGGGCTACGAGACGGACTAGTGGATGAGGCGCATGACCGACTGGACCATGAGAACAATCCCCAACAGACACGGCACAGCCAATGCGGCATGGCCAAGTCGGGCGCCGCGCAGTTCACGGCGATGACGCTCGGTCAGCGTGGACGCATGCCGCGCCCAGAATGGCGCCAGCACCCGAATCACCGGCAAGAGCAGGAGCATCCCCGTCGGTTGCAGGTGAAGACCGGATATCACCAGCACTATCAGGGGGAAGACGAAGACAAGCATCGACAGCGAGGCCAGCGCAGTTCCTGGACCACGGCGAAACGACGGAACGTGGTCTGACATGCGACGGTCGAACGCGTCGATAACGGGCACGACCGCGACTCCAAAGAGGAACGGCAGCAATGTGAACAAGCAGACGTTCACGCCCAGAATGCCAAACCGCTCGTAGTCGGCGTTTTCCCCCCGCTCCAGCACGAGCGGCCCCGCAACGGCAAAGCCGATGGCGCCCGCGCCGAGGTAGCGCCGCCAACCTGCATCCGGCAACCACGGCCGTATGGCCATAACCGCAATGCCACCGATGAGCCCCGGCATGGCCCCGCCGAAGAACATGAGCGCAATCGTTCCGCCGATGGTCATCTCGCCGACACGATTGCCGTTCTCGGTGAGCGCGCCATCGAGCTGCGCCGGCGAAAGCAGGGCAGCGATCCGCATGAGGATGCGAGCTGCCCCGCCGACGACCAGGATGCCGATCAGAAATCCGGCCAGGGCGCCGATCGTGGTTTGCCGAATCACGGATTGCAGCAACGCCAGCAGTCGCCACTGGTATCGGGCAGCGGTATTCGAGTGCTCCATGCTTGGCTGAGCGGCGGCCGCCACGCCCGGCATCGCTACCGCAGCGACGGACGCCCAGATGGCGTCCGACTGCGTGGCTGTCAGATGAGGCGCGTCGTCTCGTTCACCAAGGCGGCGAATGGTCTCGGCCGCAGCGATCGAGGCAGCGCCAGTGCGGCCGCCAACCGGGGCGATCTGCCGATTGGTTGCGTCCCACAGTCTGCCCAGCGCAGCCGGACTCAGCATGGAATCATCGTGCGTCGCCATGCGCGGCCTCGCTTTCGATACGATTCAGATCGACTCCAAGCAGTTTGCGCAGACGAGCGACCGCGCGCGACTGGGCGGTATCCACCGCCGCGCGGCTGCGGCCGAGCGCCTCTGCGATTTCGTAGCCATCGAGACCTGCCAGGCGCAGTTCGACGACCTGACGTTGATCTGGGGTGAGGAGGTCGAGCAACGCCACGATCTCGAGCCGAGTCTCGGCAGTGAGCGCAGCATCCTCCGGCGACGGATCGCTACTCGAAACCG
Above is a window of Thermomicrobiales bacterium DNA encoding:
- a CDS encoding superoxide dismutase family protein, whose translation is MNTVFRSVAVLVLAGFSALGAAAAQQDEPQSPPASLSISDLNDSEGNLLGYAMTFLDDDGVAGVAVVARGLAPGSHGVHVHETGNCDPAGEKTFEQAGAHFNPGHGTHPTHAGDLGNLIADENGETIFTAFATTFDLSDAGPTLRDADGSALVIHADVDDLATDPSGNSGARIACAVLFPAQ
- a CDS encoding DUF1269 domain-containing protein, producing the protein MSKKDVVLLAAKYPDQEHAKTILDMLESMHHALTIDLTDAVMLTKEPDGKIKTHETTDVTTRKGAKRGLIAGAVLGVIYPPSLIVTALAGGGIGALWGKAKDSGVKHDDIKELADSLGPGQAALIVLVSDKTAEATQRALGSYEGEVINKIYSEEDFVQTYEDASKA